CCTACATTGACTTTGAATCAGTTTAGAGGTAAACGTTGTTTAGACATGGATAGGAGATTTGAGTGGACAACAGTGACGTCTGTCTAAGCTCTTGACTAcatgtttactgtgtttttgtttttgaagataCCTGATAGAGCACGGCGCTCATGTCGGGGCGGTGAACAGTGAGGGAGAGCTTCCTCTGGATGTGGCCACAGAAGATGTCATGGAGAGACTTCTCAAAGCTGAAATCAAAAAACAAGGTGAGAAAACGCTGTGCACTCACATTAACACCTCAACTCCAACTTAAAGTCCCATGTTGCATCTGGTCAGTTCTGCTGTGTCTGTTATCTTTATAATAATCTCAAGTACACAATGACTACAATGTATAACACAGAATTTGACAACAGTCAAATAATCCTTAGTTcctttttttactttatttttattgtttttttgatgaaaacagaacagacagagcatcaaacagcagacagggtCTTCATAGGTTGGATGAAATGCTTGACATTGTGtataacaggaaataaaaagcatCACTATCAAGGTCTGTGGGTCAGGTACCATGATTGTCCTTTGAAATGGTAAAGGTTCTTGTGATCTATGACTTTGAGTCATGTAAAGCCAGGGTGTTTTTATGGAGGGAGGGGTCTTCCTCTCATTCACAACCTAAAGTCCATTCTGTTGGCTTtagaacagaagaaaataaaacaatgttctccaaacaaaataaatgtatagtTAGGAAGTCAAATAAGATTTCcagtatttttcatatttttttgtgacatGTCTCAGAGATTTTTTAACTGTGTCATAGTATTTGTAATAAATATTTGTGCTGCTTTTTCAGGCGTATTTCCCAAATACATAACACGGGAATTTAAAAGCAAAATCTGAGCTTATTATAGATTTGACCTCTGTTACCACATCTGCCCAGTAAGTGGAAATATTAGGACATTTATAATGAGCAGCAGACATATTATCACATTTTTTCCAACAATGACCGTGTTCGGTTTTGTTGcttctgttcttctgtgttctgtgacttttttatttttggatttcTCAGCTCAGATGATATGAATTCTGCTGTCATTTATTTGCCACCTGATGTGATGTTCATGCATGTCTTTCAGATTTCAGGTCTTTGAGTTCTTTATGTCAGACGTTTAGTCAGTCAGTTTATTTAAAGGTTTCTTTTTGAGAGCTTTTTCTCCCAGTATAGATTGGACAGGTGTGTTTATTTGACTGTCCTGTCCTATGTCCTTCCAGTTTGCATCACATTTAGGATCACACCAACAAACCTTAACTAACCTTAATAAGCTAAGCTAAATTGCAAGTGCCATCTTAAAAGAGGCTGCTGATGTTTGGAATAGTGTAGATGATTGGATGTACTTTACTGTATCATTCCATGTGGTTTCCAAGTTCCTTGGCCTTAGTTGTCATTTAtgagcatttacattacatttttgtcCTGTTGTAAAACACGCCATGCACTgaataggtaaaaaaaaattaggacaGAGTCAGAGTTTGTACCAAATGTTCTGTGACCTTCATAATACTCAAGTGTCCTGAAGCTCCAGGCTTATACCTTTATCACTGTCACCTGCACAGTTTGCTGAGATCCAAATGCAACTAAAGCCAGAGATCACATATATGATAAATATATATGCTTCCATATACGTTCATACACACTGACTGGACTGTTTTGCAGTGGACGGCAAACATAATAGATTCAGCCGGAAGGTGATGTGTACGTGTTGTCATTTGCCACCGTGTGTTCATATGTCTGTCACAGGAATAGACGTGGACAACGCccgaaaggaggaggagaggatcaTGCTCCAGGACGCCATGGCGATGCTGGCAGGAGGTGGCACTCTCATACCTCACCCAAACACCAAGGCGACCGCTCTTCACGTCGCCGCTGCCAAAGGCTACATCGAAGTCCTGAAGTGAGCATCAGTCCACGCATGACCGCGATGACACCTTGTGTTAGCTTTTGTCTTATTTTGGTGGCACACCAAGTCAAATCAGCTTTTATTCATAGCCTTGttcctcattctctctgtccttgtttgtttttctctctttgttccctcccctcttcctcaccTTGTTCAGGGTGCTGTTACAGTGCGGCGTGGATGTGGACAGCAGGGACATCGACAGCTGGACACCCCTGCATGCAGGAGCTCACTGGGGGCAGGAGGAGGTGTGCACCCTGCTTGCTGACCACATGTGTGATATGGGTGCCGTCAACAATGTGGTGAGCGGTAGACTAACAACCTTCCCTTGGCATTAAGTCTGTGATTGAAGCCTTTGCCCGTGCCAGGGCTGATCATACACTGTGAATGTCCTTGTAGGGCCAAACACCTCTAGATGTTGCAGATGAAAACCTCGTGGACATTCTGGAGGAGctacagaagaaacagaacGCTGTGAGTCTGCCCTCAGACATGCTCCACGACTATCTCACTCACTTAGATAAACCTGATATGATTGATAGTGTTACAGCGGCGAAtgttctctgtgtttatgtgtgtttatattcctCTACAGTTACGCAgcgagaaagagaaacagactcCTGTTATTGAGACCAGTCCGCCAATCTCCATGGTACCAGTTCGTGCACGCAGGTCAGTGCCAGTGTGTTGGCGTGTTTGTGcgtatgtgcgtgtgtatgcGGGCACATGCTATGCTGTTTCTGAATCCCAGCTGAATCCCAGTAAATCCATTGCCAGTTGTCTGCATGCAGGTGTGATGTTAACAGTCCCAGCATTCCTATGAACCTCGTTACTTCTATCCACTGACATTGACCTGGATAGATGTAGCGTTCAGTAACACTCTGTGTCCCAGTTTCATACTAAATTCTCATTGTACctataaaaaaaagtatagtttactttaaaaaaaaaacaaaaacaaaacatacatgcTGAAATTCAGCATGGTGTCATTGCATCTTTttgtcccacaatgcaatgcataacagagacagaaaaataatcaacttAAAAGAGTATCTCTACCATCACaaagtaataaaagtaaaataaaatttttacATCAGGctaaatttatatatttttgataTATGTTGGGTTTTCTACACAATCCACTGTGAAACAGTTTGTGGTTAAACAAGACAGTactgttattttaaaatgaaatcagaaaaaaaaccccaaacaataaaaattctATCTTGCCATGAAGCAGTCCTGCTCAGTAATTTGCAACCTTAGCCACAATGGTCTAATAGACCCTGGCATGTAATAGCTACCACATCCAGAGTTCATGTGTGTCACAACTTCATTAAGCAGGGTTTGTGTATGTAGTGGGTTCACGCAGGAAAAGTGTCAGAATATGgtacattaaaaacattcagtggGCAAACAGCTTTTAAAGTACACTATactcccataatgcaacactgATTTCTTGTATACCACCTAGAAAAACATCCTAAGATTAGAATATAGTGCATACACACTGTATACAGTTGATATGTAGTGTGGAACTGGGACACTAATCGTTTGCCATTTGTGTGggtgctgtgctgctgttttatcCCTGTGGTTTTGTGTAAAATTTGCATTATCACATGTGAAGGAAAGATTATAAAAGCGACCTGCAGGTCGAAGTGCCATGTAGCGAAATGGCAATTTAGTGCTAAGACAGCAGTTTTACACATGGCATCACAGAAAGTGACCCACTGTTTCACTCACTGATGTGTTGATTGGCGCATGCTCGCTCTAATTGGCTGCACATGGAATGATTGCCTTCACTGATCAGCTCCCTGCATGCCACCTGTTGTTCCATCCCACCTTGGCCCCGCCCCTGCAGGACTTCTATCTCTCGTATGAGCAGTAAGGAGAAGATCTGCCTCCACGAGCGGGAGAAGCACCCGCCTCCCGCTCTGCAGAGCAGCCCggctgaggatgaggaggaggaaggccaGACCGGACAGAGCCAGTCTCAGAGCCAGGCGAaagcctccagcagctccagctcagaAGAGGAGAGCGAATCCGAGAGTGACGCTGAGTCAGGTGAGAGAAGCTGccgctgtttttgttttgaagggaATCTGTGGTTGTGCTGCTAATCAGTATTTGAGAGAGGAGTGTGTTTAAGAGCTAACATGTTTTATTGGATCAGAGTTTTATGACTTTATGACTTTAAGCAGTGATTCATGAATTAATGACCTTTGCTTGGTTGCAGAGAAAGCGAAAAACCGAGAGATCATAAACAACTTGAACAACAAACGGAACACCACCAGCCTGCTTCCTACCTCCAACGAGTCAACGAGTACTGCTGCAAACCAAGTGAAAAAGGTCATTAAAAGAGATAtcataaaaataacatcaaatgCCTGTTTTAGctgcataataataataaacaacagAGATGGTGACTTTTATTGGCTGTGTAGCAGGAACCAAGCAAACCCACTGTCACTGAGGCCCCAGGCTCCTGGAGAACATCTCTGAGGAAGGCGGGCAGTTCGGTGACTCTGGGCTCAGCTGGACTCTCTGACTCCGGCCAGGACCCCAGCAGACCACCAGAGTCAGGGCTAGGCATGACCCGCTCTGCCTCCAGCCCCCGCCTCAGCTCAGAGGACACCAAGGTACGTACCACATGACTCCAGGGTTTATACACCTGTAAAACCGCAGTTATTATTTTATAAATCTGGCATGACAGGCCAAATAAGGGCTTCTTTTACAGCTTCCGTTCACTGAGTCACATAAATAACCAATGAACTGATTTGAACCCTCCTTGTCAGGAGCCGAGGCTCGCTCGGGTACCGCCCATTCCAACACGGAGACTCTTCAGTATTCCAGACAGCAGCCCTGACAACTCCAACAGGTGGGCCTGTGCTCTCATATGGTTCTACACTTGTGAAACCACAATCTGTTTTTCTGAGTCTCTGCATATGTGCCCCTGTCAcccggtctctctctctcagttggCTAAGCCGTAGCTCCTCTTACACCCGACGCCTTCATAGTCATACAGGGAATGATCTCACTAGTTCCACCCCCTATTTGCTTCACAGGTCAGTCAAGCTGCTCACTGCTCGTCTTGTATTTGTTTGCTCTCCTGTTTGTGCGTGATTGTTTTTGCAGTGTCACAGCTTATTACATTCCCTCAGCAGTGAATactaattgtgtgtgtgtatgtgtgcgtgtggctGTGAAAGATGCCTTTGTGTTTCCAATGGGTTTTGTCTTGGTTCTAGCTCATCTTATGGAAAGAGACTGGATGACCCCACCGTGACCTCAGCTAGCACAGGAACAAGCTCTGCTGGACTCAGCCGCCTTAATAGTGTCTTGGCGCAGAGGTATTTCATCTTTGTACACTGCGCTGTATGTCAATTGGTCTGGAACGTTTTCCTCACTCATCTGAAAGATCTGATAGCCAGCTCTTATCTTTCTTCCAAAGACTTCCTCAGGAACAGGCAGAAAAGAAGGATCAGTCTGCCGTCACCACCTCCAACTCTCAGAGCACGACCACAGGCGAACAGGAGACCAAGCAGAGGCGCAAGTGAGTCTTTGCTGTTGTCTTGTGTGTTATCGCGTGGCTGATGTTTTTTATATTGTGAGCCTGGTGATGCTGCTTTGTGACTTAAAGTTTGATTTGACTTGTGTAGATCCTATTTGACTCCAGTGCGGGATGAAGAAGCAGAGGCACAGAGGAAGGCTCGCTCCCGACACGCACGGCAGTCCCGCCGCTCCACTCAGGTATAAACGCCACCTGCTCATGAGAGGAGAATGAGGAAGAAGCCTTCCAACTCAAGAGCCTTCAAGTAATGTTTGTCAGTCTGGTACATAAGACTTTATCTGTCTTTCATATGAAGGGGGTGACACTCACAGATCTGCAGGAAGCGGAGAAGTCGATGAAAACCATGAAGACAGACaacaaagggagagaaaagaaggaggaggaagagaaggagaaagagaaagaagcaaaatcgaagaagggagaggagggggtgagagTTATATTTCACAGTTGCAGCCCTGTGTTTACTGCACTTATATAATGTCATGTGACATCACATAGCGGGGGATACTGTGTTTACAGGAAGTGAGCTGGAGGTCTCGTATTGCCAGCCTGCAGAAGTCGGACCTGCTGGGCCTCACGCAGCCCGCTGGCACTCCACGGCCTCAGGCTTCTGACAGGAGAGGTACAAACCAccacttcccttttttttttttctagcaaaGTGTGGAAATATGACAGTGCAGAGTTTGTtgaaatatttgatttgttgttaAAAGACTGCTGTCTGGCTTTGTTCCAGATGTTGAGGCCAACACAGGGGAGAGTGAGACTGAGCGATGGGCCAGGGAGCGCAGGGAGAGGAGACAAGCTCGGGCCAGGAGGAAGGCACAGAGGACCGGGGAGGTAAACACCGCAGACATCTTTTTATCTGGAAAATTGATGCAGGATGCGTAACAAACCAAGCTAACAAGAAAAGGATCATTGTGCAGTGGTAAAAACAAACCCAGTGATGTTGTAACTTTGACCTAAGAGTTTCATAAGAATATATTGCTGTCTGTGTGACGTGCAGAGTGACGACAATGATCCCAGTGGAGAGGAAGAGTTTGCAGGCAGTGGGCTGGAtccacaggtgtgtgtctgtgtgagtgtgtatttatttgtggtCATGGTGGACTGTAACCTAAGACACCAGCCATGACTtgtttgtcttctctgtttACAGACAGGCCAACACTTGAGTTCCAGGTATGAATCCAGCCTTTGACCTATCTGATTGTcccttttttcttcattctgtcAGCACGGTCTGTATGATAGCAGTATCTCtgacctctgctctcctcttccaCTCAGGTCAGATGTATCCTGTAACGACAACACCCAGGGACGAGAATCCGAGACCAAGGATTTTAAGAAGGTCGGCAGGCAGGGCTGACACTGAGGTCACACAATTTGTTTCCCTTATTTGTCCCAGTTatttactgctgtgtgttttttgtgtgtgtcagttgttCGAGGAGGTCTCCAGAGAAAACTGCCAGCTCCAGTCTCAGTTGCAGGACACTCAGAGGATTGTCAGTCAGACTAGGTTGGACCTGGAAAAGGCCACGCAGGtgatgacacagacacacaagttaAAAGGAAACTGTTATTGTAATCCTCCCCATGCAAAGACAAAAGGAAGCATTTCAAAGTGGTTAAACCGGTAATCAACAAGCTCTATCATTATATGtcatctgctttgtttttttctttcttggatttcctgtttctgtgttcagttCAGGTGGCTGTCACTCGTCAGGCTGTTTACCCAAACCCTGTTCTGTGTATCACAAATACTGTTTTTGAAGATGAAAACATAACAAACGTCTTGGTTTAATCCAAACTGTCTGacattaaagtaaaaatatggAACTTTTAAAAGAAGCAATTCAGTCATCCTCCTACAAATGAGAAGCTGAATTCATTTACACTGCAGTACACCATACTGCTCTCATAAATACAATCAGGGGTTTTGGCTTACGTGCTCTGGTATGACTAGTAGCTTATGGTGTCTGATGTTAGATGATGTTTGCAAATTTAAGCAAGTAAGTGACATTGCTGAGCCAGTTCACAGACATAATGACTTGTCTCGGCTTGAGCTCCTGTTACGCCACATTTAAGCAAGTCTTTTAAACATGTCAGGGGCTTTGtcacaaagtaaaacaagaaGTAACGCTGAACCTCAGCGGGAGACATCATTCATAGAATTCAATCATTATTCATTGTATGGCACGTttagtatttttaaatgtatttgcattgtgtattattatttttcgtGTATTTATACCCCAAATGAGCCCACAATGCACCATGAAACATAGTGTATTATCAGTGGTCTGTAACTGAGAGCTAACTACCATGATGCCTTgcacagcaaaggaaaaaaggCCAGTTTAGACAGCTGCCAGATCAAGGATGCTGATAATATTGTTGGTTTGTTGCATCCAACAGAGACAGGAGCGCTTCAGTGACTGTTCAGccctgctggagctggagaggaagGTAATGCTTCTCTGCTGATgatgtgacatgtttttgtaaGCTTCATCTGCCTCACTACTGCCACCCCTGCTGTCTGTTgacactctctcctctccccactCGAACCACTTTCTCACCTGTTTTCACTCAACTTTTGTGgtccttcttctttctctacatcacttcctgtctgcccccccccaccccccgactCTCCCTCACGTTTCTCCCGGCATCAGGACCGGAGGATGTTGGAGCGGCGAatggcagagctggaggaagagcTAAAGGTGAGGAGATACATACAGAATGAATCTTATCATGGCCACAGACACTTTGCATGCTCCTGCTTGATTAGCTTGGCTTTAGCTTGTGCAGTTCAGCAGCGTGGTGAAGGCACACTGCACAGAGCGGTTTCACACAGTATATTCTCTCTAATGATGCATCTCATAGATAAATTTGGTCGTTTATCAAATGAATATTTGTTGTTGCCTAACTGTGCTTGCATAATTTTTAGGTGTGAAACAACACAGTGGCTCATTTTGTAATTTATCTGAACTTTCTGTTAATGCAGAATGAATATGTAAAGAATGTAAGGCACGTGTTTTTAGAGGAATAGttccaacattttgggaaataagcttATTCCATTTCCTGCAGAGttttagatgagaagattgataccactctcatgtctgcacaGTAAATACGCAGCTGGAGCCATCAgtaggttagcttagcttagcataaagaccgaAAACAGGGGGAAGCAGCTAGTCTGGCCCTGTATGAAGGTAACTATCTGTTATTGCTAGTTCACTGCCaccagacttttattttatagCTCCTCCTTTCAGGCTTTTGACACTTGACTGAATCCCacagatgtgattttttttagttcaaCTTCTAAAATCCAGATTGTTGAGGCTCTGTAGAAGGAGCAACATGGGTAACAACTAATTGATCATGTAATCATatgctttgtttgtctttgttgctttgtttgtcCACATTTCAACcaaatatatgtataaaacaGCTCTAGCCAAAGCTGTGAGAGTGTGGCAGCAAAAGATCACCGTCCTTATGGTTTGAATCTTAAAAGTGAACCCACTGTCTTTCCATCAACTGTATTTAATATGACATGGAATAGGTGCCCTGCTTCATTTTAATGCTTAATGCATGTATGTTAATCAGTCTTTctttaattaatatttaattaatggGTCTTTTTCAGGGCACATACACGTCATAGCAGAAAAAAgtacaggtgtaattaataacactGATAATTAGATGATTACATTTAGGAGTTCAGATTATTTGTATTGAACATGTTGGGTCACTGGTGAGGCAAGACCAAAGTGATCTTTTaacatgtctgctgtgaaaaaggcatGTAACATATGATCTTAGCATCCAAAACAAGCAGTGAGACTATATAATACAATTAAATctgattttatattttgattGGTTGTAATGGGAGCTTAATTTTTTGCCACTAGGTTCTGGTTGACCTGAGAGCCGACAACCAGCGTCTTAAGGATGAAAATGGAGCACTGATCCGTGTCATCAGCAAACTCTCCAAATAGATgtggagagcgagagagagcgagagagagagagacacacacatgaagagcagggaacccccacccccaaccccctccctccctccatccctccctccatccatccacccacccctccctcttccACACATTCCTCCCAGTGCCAAagagcgagggggggggggggggggaagcaGCAGAATGTCCTACGTACATGAGCACCACAGCTTGACTTGGATCGCGATGCCTCTCTGTGAACAGCTGGAGTGGCTTTTGTGTGCCTTAATGCCCGTTTGTCACAGGAGGACCGATCGCGTGAAGGCCCACGGCTTCGGTCAGAGGCTCCAACAGTAGCAACATGAGACTCAACAACAGCCAAAATGCCCACGGCTggtacaacacaacaaaacacgaCATCTACTACGACTGTGCATCAGGGGAACccgaacatgcacacacattcccatGCGTGCATCACATACTTCCTCAATGCACATTCCACTGAGCGCACAAGGCAGCTTGAGCCTTAAAGCTCCCacttagtatttatttttttttgaacacactcacgtcacacactcacaaatttTACCCCACTCACAGTCCAaatcaaatgtgtttgtcaAGCAGTAAAGGTTTTGGTGTATTCTTTAAAACTCAGCTCTGAAACGCGTTTCAGGCTCTTGTCTTTACATTCATCTATGTCCTGATGACACGGGGAAGTCCATGAAGCTCTGTTGGgttgttttatttccacatgCAAGTGTTTGAACCCACCTACCTCTCCACCTATGCACTTCCCcacatacatttttatatttgtgaccacagacacactccatGCTCTTAAAAATGACCGCAGAACCAGGTCAGTCGACCACAGCACTTTACTCTCTGCAAAGCAATAAAAAGATCTGCGAGGCTTTGCCCGTCCTCCAGACAGACAACTTTACTTTTCAGAACAGCACCTTCTCATGTTGTAAGTGGAGGGAGAAGTTACCCATagctgaaggtcaaaggtcattgcACAGTTATAAGAATTGCTGTTCTGTCAAAGCCTGTTATGCTATGAATGGTTTTAATTATTACCATTGATAAAGatattattttcatagtttttcatTGTCAGTTCCTGCAAGGGAGCGTGGTTATGTATATTACATGTGTATAAATATTAGTCTTGAATAATACCCTTTTGAAGTAAAATCCCATGTAGCCTTTCTTCACATGTTGGTTTTCTAATATATTAAATGGATGTCGGCaccctaataaaaaaaaaaataagtgtgtTTTTAGCAATTGCTTGGTTTTTATGCACATAGTAGTTTGGTAATTTCATCCACTTCAATTGGATCATTCACCAAAGGTGCTGTTTCATGTAAAATATCAACTTCTATGCTTTGTAACATCGTAACCATTGTCATCCTCACCACTCGGATTCCTGGCTTCTTAGTGACATGCTGTGGCTGATGGAGTCATCAGATTTCTCACTTGTGTGATCTCTGGTCACCTGgttgtttggggggggggggtttggctTCATCCACACTATGCTTGTATCGTCCCTGTGTACAGTGTCAGTTGCTCTGTTTTCTGGTAGCCAGATGTCCTACATCacaggggagaggaaaaaaaaaacacgagggACAGAACAGCTGCAACACTgtgactctcacacacagtgagcctaacagaggaaacagggaaacagatgtatttacagtatgtttggACTGTAACATTAATCTACTGCTGCTCCCAGGTGAACTGGACATCCTGAGCGGTTTGATTGACGTGGTAGAAATTAGTGTTATCACATATGCTGGATGAGTGTTCAGTAGGCGTCTGGCTGTAGGAATCCTGTTGTCTTTTGAGCTTCTGTCCATTTGCACTAAAGTGAAGTTAACACCAGTCATCCATCTGTTTGTCTCATCTGAGAGCAGAAAGATGGACCACTGTCCTGCAGGGTAGAAGTACTGACAACAAGCTGAGCTCCTAATAAGGAAGGGCAGGCTGGCCGaggctctctctctgtaaatATCCCTCAGgtctgagaaagacagaggaagggagctggggaggaagagggaagcGGATGGATTGCAGCCTTATATGGACAAAGCACTGCTTTTCCCAGGGTTTGTGGCTCTGACCCCCGGCATGATGCCAGATGCTACACAAACAGCTCCTCAGCGCCACCAAGAGGTGCAACTTATGTAATGCTACAGCGAAAGGTTAAAAAATGTGTCTTCTCAATTACACTTTTTTACACTTTGGACAACTGGTTTCCCAGAaaaatttactttaaatgaGAAATAATGTGCTTCTGTGAAAA
The window above is part of the Toxotes jaculatrix isolate fToxJac2 chromosome 5, fToxJac2.pri, whole genome shotgun sequence genome. Proteins encoded here:
- the zmp:0000001167 gene encoding protein phosphatase 1 regulatory subunit 12A isoform X3; amino-acid sequence: MAATDHSRSEAAKQRRQDQLQRWLGSETDRTGLEIRETSSGPGTRRTKVRFAQGAVFMAACSAGDREEVAALLRQGADINHANIDGLTALHQACIDENAEMVQFLVESGSDVNRGDNEGWTPLHAAASCGFIQIAKYLIEHGAHVGAVNSEGELPLDVATEDVMERLLKAEIKKQGIDVDNARKEEERIMLQDAMAMLAGGGTLIPHPNTKATALHVAAAKGYIEVLKVLLQCGVDVDSRDIDSWTPLHAGAHWGQEEVCTLLADHMCDMGAVNNVGQTPLDVADENLVDILEELQKKQNALRSEKEKQTPVIETSPPISMVPVRARSKEKICLHEREKHPPPALQSSPAEDEEEEGQTGQSQSQSQAKASSSSSSEEESESESDAESEKAKNREIINNLNNKRNTTSLLPTSNESTSTAANQVKKQEPSKPTVTEAPGSWRTSLRKAGSSVTLGSAGLSDSGQDPSRPPESGLGMTRSASSPRLSSEDTKEPRLARVPPIPTRRLFSIPDSSPDNSNSWLSRSSSYTRRLHSHTGNDLTSSTPYLLHSSSYGKRLDDPTVTSASTGTSSAGLSRLNSVLAQRLPQEQAEKKDQSAVTTSNSQSTTTGEQETKQRRKSYLTPVRDEEAEAQRKARSRHARQSRRSTQGVTLTDLQEAEKSMKTMKTDNKGREKKEEEEKEKEKEAKSKKGEEGEVSWRSRIASLQKSDLLGLTQPAGTPRPQASDRRDVEANTGESETERWARERRERRQARARRKAQRTGESDDNDPSGEEEFAGSGLDPQTGQHLSSRSDVSCNDNTQGRESETKDFKKLFEEVSRENCQLQSQLQDTQRIVSQTRLDLEKATQRQERFSDCSALLELERKDRRMLERRMAELEEELKVLVDLRADNQRLKDENGALIRVISKLSK
- the zmp:0000001167 gene encoding protein phosphatase 1 regulatory subunit 12A isoform X5; the protein is MAATDHSRSEAAKQRRQDQLQRWLGSETDRTGLEIRETSSGPGTRRTKVRFAQGAVFMAACSAGDREEVAALLRQGADINHANIDGLTALHQACIDENAEMVQFLVESGSDVNRGDNEGWTPLHAAASCGFIQIAKYLIEHGAHVGAVNSEGELPLDVATEDVMERLLKAEIKKQGIDVDNARKEEERIMLQDAMAMLAGGGTLIPHPNTKATALHVAAAKGYIEVLKVLLQCGVDVDSRDIDSWTPLHAGAHWGQEEVCTLLADHMCDMGAVNNVGQTPLDVADENLVDILEELQKKQNALRSEKEKQTPVIETSPPISMVPVRARRTSISRMSSKEKICLHEREKHPPPALQSSPAEDEEEEGQTGQSQSQSQAKASSSSSSEEESESESDAESEKAKNREIINNLNNKRNTTSLLPTSNESTSTAANQVKKQEPSKPTVTEAPGSWRTSLRKAGSSVTLGSAGLSDSGQDPSRPPESGLGMTRSASSPRLSSEDTKEPRLARVPPIPTRRLFSIPDSSPDNSNSSSYGKRLDDPTVTSASTGTSSAGLSRLNSVLAQRLPQEQAEKKDQSAVTTSNSQSTTTGEQETKQRRKSYLTPVRDEEAEAQRKARSRHARQSRRSTQGVTLTDLQEAEKSMKTMKTDNKGREKKEEEEKEKEKEAKSKKGEEGEVSWRSRIASLQKSDLLGLTQPAGTPRPQASDRRDVEANTGESETERWARERRERRQARARRKAQRTGESDDNDPSGEEEFAGSGLDPQTGQHLSSRSDVSCNDNTQGRESETKDFKKLFEEVSRENCQLQSQLQDTQRIVSQTRLDLEKATQRQERFSDCSALLELERKDRRMLERRMAELEEELKVLVDLRADNQRLKDENGALIRVISKLSK
- the zmp:0000001167 gene encoding protein phosphatase 1 regulatory subunit 12A isoform X2, whose amino-acid sequence is MAATDHSRSEAAKQRRQDQLQRWLGSETDRTGLEIRETSSGPGTRRTKVRFAQGAVFMAACSAGDREEVAALLRQGADINHANIDGLTALHQACIDENAEMVQFLVESGSDVNRGDNEGWTPLHAAASCGFIQIAKYLIEHGAHVGAVNSEGELPLDVATEDVMERLLKAEIKKQGIDVDNARKEEERIMLQDAMAMLAGGGTLIPHPNTKATALHVAAAKGYIEVLKVLLQCGVDVDSRDIDSWTPLHAGAHWGQEEVCTLLADHMCDMGAVNNVGQTPLDVADENLVDILEELQKKQNALRSEKEKQTPVIETSPPISMVPVRARRTSISRMSSKEKICLHEREKHPPPALQSSPAEDEEEEGQTGQSQSQSQAKASSSSSSEEESESESDAESEKAKNREIINNLNNKRNTTSLLPTSNESTSTAANQVKKEPSKPTVTEAPGSWRTSLRKAGSSVTLGSAGLSDSGQDPSRPPESGLGMTRSASSPRLSSEDTKEPRLARVPPIPTRRLFSIPDSSPDNSNSWLSRSSSYTRRLHSHTGNDLTSSTPYLLHSSSYGKRLDDPTVTSASTGTSSAGLSRLNSVLAQRLPQEQAEKKDQSAVTTSNSQSTTTGEQETKQRRKSYLTPVRDEEAEAQRKARSRHARQSRRSTQGVTLTDLQEAEKSMKTMKTDNKGREKKEEEEKEKEKEAKSKKGEEGEVSWRSRIASLQKSDLLGLTQPAGTPRPQASDRRDVEANTGESETERWARERRERRQARARRKAQRTGESDDNDPSGEEEFAGSGLDPQTGQHLSSRSDVSCNDNTQGRESETKDFKKLFEEVSRENCQLQSQLQDTQRIVSQTRLDLEKATQRQERFSDCSALLELERKDRRMLERRMAELEEELKVLVDLRADNQRLKDENGALIRVISKLSK
- the zmp:0000001167 gene encoding protein phosphatase 1 regulatory subunit 12A isoform X4, yielding MAATDHSRSEAAKQRRQDQLQRWLGSETDRTGLEIRETSSGPGTRRTKVRFAQGAVFMAACSAGDREEVAALLRQGADINHANIDGLTALHQACIDENAEMVQFLVESGSDVNRGDNEGWTPLHAAASCGFIQIAKYLIEHGAHVGAVNSEGELPLDVATEDVMERLLKAEIKKQGIDVDNARKEEERIMLQDAMAMLAGGGTLIPHPNTKATALHVAAAKGYIEVLKVLLQCGVDVDSRDIDSWTPLHAGAHWGQEEVCTLLADHMCDMGAVNNVGQTPLDVADENLVDILEELQKKQNALRSEKEKQTPVIETSPPISMVPVRARRTSISRMSSKEKICLHEREKHPPPALQSSPAEDEEEEGQTGQSQSQSQAKASSSSSSEEESESESDAESEKAKNREIINNLNNKRNTTSLLPTSNESTSTAANQVKKQEPSKPTVTEAPGSWRTSLRKAGSSVTLGSAGLSDSGQDPSRPPESGLGMTRSASSPRLSSEDTKEPRLARVPPIPTRRLFSIPDSSPDNSNSWLSRSSSYTRRLHSHTGNDLTSSTPYLLHSSSYGKRLDDPTVTSASTGTSSAGLSRLNSVLAQRLPQEQAEKKDQSAVTTSNSQSTTTGEQETKQRRKSYLTPVRDEEAEAQRKARSRHARQSRRSTQGVTLTDLQEAEKSMKTMKTDNKGREKKEEEEKEKEKEAKSKKGEEGEVSWRSRIASLQKSDLLGLTQPAGTPRPQASDRRDVEANTGESETERWARERRERRQARARRKAQRTGESDDNDPSGEEEFAGSGLDPQTGQHLSSRSDVSCNDNTQGRESETKDFKKLFEEVSRENCQLQSQLQDTQRIVSQTRLDLEKATQRQERFSDCSALLELERKVLVDLRADNQRLKDENGALIRVISKLSK